One Thiobacillus sp. genomic region harbors:
- the flhB gene encoding flagellar type III secretion system protein FlhB, which translates to MAEDSDLERTEPASARRLEQARDEGNVPRSRELATFAVLLASTGVIAFLGLFMFQGLGNVMRGAMSFDRADLASPAMMGRSLMEAGQEGILLLLPLAAAVMVSAIAANVMVSGWLFTTKALAPKFSKLDPIAGLVRMFSWQSLVELVKALLKGALIAGVAGWMIWRQRDGILSLAAEPLDSAMTHFAQITILTFLAAAAAYALIVILDVPFQLWNYQRQMRMTKDEVRQEHKEMEGDPQIKARIRSMQREVARRRMMQEVPKADVVVTNPLHFAVAMKYDEKHMAAPQVIAKGSQLVAERIKEIAREHRVPIVEAPPLARALHRHVEVGDTIPGTLFTAVAQVLAYVYQLNQSMNPVLPKEWQVPPNLDPASRLVAEPVPAEAA; encoded by the coding sequence ATGGCGGAAGACAGTGATCTCGAACGCACGGAACCAGCGTCGGCAAGACGGCTGGAACAAGCCAGGGATGAAGGCAATGTGCCTCGCTCCCGCGAACTGGCCACCTTTGCCGTGCTGCTGGCCAGCACCGGGGTGATTGCCTTCCTGGGTTTGTTCATGTTCCAGGGGCTGGGCAACGTGATGCGCGGCGCCATGAGCTTCGACCGCGCCGACCTGGCCAGTCCCGCCATGATGGGGCGAAGCCTCATGGAGGCCGGCCAGGAGGGCATCCTGCTGTTGCTGCCCCTGGCCGCCGCCGTAATGGTGTCCGCCATCGCCGCCAACGTGATGGTTTCCGGCTGGCTGTTCACCACCAAGGCCCTGGCCCCCAAATTCAGCAAACTCGATCCCATCGCCGGGCTGGTGCGGATGTTTTCCTGGCAGTCCCTGGTGGAACTGGTCAAGGCCCTGCTCAAGGGGGCGCTCATCGCCGGGGTGGCGGGGTGGATGATCTGGCGCCAGCGGGATGGCATCCTGAGCCTGGCAGCCGAGCCCCTGGACTCGGCCATGACCCATTTCGCCCAGATCACGATCCTGACCTTCCTGGCTGCCGCGGCCGCCTATGCCCTCATCGTCATACTGGACGTGCCGTTCCAGCTCTGGAATTACCAGCGCCAGATGCGCATGACCAAGGATGAGGTGCGCCAGGAGCACAAGGAAATGGAGGGGGATCCCCAGATCAAGGCCCGGATCCGTTCCATGCAGCGGGAAGTGGCCCGCCGCCGCATGATGCAGGAAGTGCCCAAGGCCGACGTGGTGGTGACCAACCCCCTGCACTTCGCCGTGGCCATGAAGTACGACGAGAAGCACATGGCCGCTCCCCAGGTCATTGCCAAGGGTTCCCAGCTGGTGGCGGAGCGCATCAAGGAGATCGCTCGGGAGCACCGCGTGCCCATCGTGGAGGCACCGCCCCTGGCCCGGGCGTTGCATCGCCACGTGGAAGTGGGCGACACCATTCCGGGCACCCTGTTCACCGCCGTGGCCCAGGTGCTGGCCTACGTGTATCAGCTCAACCAGTCCATGAACCCGGTGTTGCCCAAGGAATGGCAGGTGCCGCCAAACCTGGACCCGGCCAGCCGGCTGGTGGCTGAGCCTGTTCCCGCGGAGGCTGCCTGA